A stretch of DNA from Cryptomeria japonica chromosome 4, Sugi_1.0, whole genome shotgun sequence:
AAACAACAGAGGGCGCAATAGGAAACAAGTTCAAATTTCGCTGGGCGAGGAGAGCAGACATCATGAGAGCTTACTTTTTATAATATGGACATGACATGATTAAAAATTATACAAATATTTTTTATCCTAGTTATAGATAGAAAAAATTACATCTAAGTCATTATCATGAATAGATTAGGAGCAAAGACAAGTCAAAATTTAGAACAAAGGACTGATAGAGTGTTGAAGAGAACAATGAAATCATATGAAAGGAAGCCATGGGATTTTGATAgaagaattgaatattttgataaTAATAGGGGATGATCTAGAGACACGTCTTTTTGGTTCTCCTCCCTACTTTACTCTTCATCCACATTCTCCTCCTAATCATCTACAAGACAACAATTCTCAAGGGCTTTCGATTTCTTAAATGGTGGAAGAAATAGTTTCTTCTCTCTTGAAAATTTCATATTCCATGTACCACATTGGACCCCATTACTTGCAAAATCCTTATCTTCATCCTTTGATAGTATGCATTAAGGAAACCTTCACTATCTCCTAATAGAAAACCTTCTcccctttaaagaagatgattattTAATCACCAAGGACATCTCATCCTAATTTCCTCTTCCGATAAGAAATCCCTCTCTAGATGATGAAATATGAAAAAGGGATGTACAACAATAGCAGCAAGGTCAACCTCAAGAAATACATTATTAGAGATCTTCCTAAAAAAAAAGGATAGAAATGCCCCATAAAGATTCAAACAAATAATTCAAAGTAAAATAAGAGCATTTTAAACCCACAAAatgattttgagtagataccatCTATTATTAGAAGGAAACTTCTCTCTATGAAAGCATGTGTTACTGTTAAATACACAATTACTACAAATGTACAAGAATCTTGATAGGCAAATAGTGACCCCATTGAAGGATATTCTAGAGACAAGATGCAACCTTCTTTATAATGTTAGAAAGAGATACATTGGAGAAACCatcaagaaaagaagaaaagattggTAAAGCTTCAATAGAATGGATGGtgcaaaaaatggaaaagaataaaACTACAAAATAGACATTTAAGTGAAATATACATTATTTGGCATTTTACATTACGAATTCGATTCATCCGTTTAACTTTTTTACCATACgactctaaaataaaaaatattataattactaCAAGAGATTGGATCAACGAATTGATGATGCTAGCTTACAAACTATTAGAAAACTTGGTAGGCTAAAATTCAACCCATGAATGCACATCTTTTTGTGCATGTATTATCAAGGAAAAGGATAGCTCACCCCATCAATTCACATTttctttgtattttactttgtgtcTGCCAACTACTACTTTGATAATTTGAATGGTGTAGGGCATAGAAACGAGTCAAATTTGTATGTTGGCCATCATAACGCAAGCAATTACATCAGCAATTAAATGTATTGACCGTTTTTTTTCCTGTGAACCAGAGAAAACTATTATAACTACAACAGAGATATGTTGGTTCTCCTGCAAAAATTACTTCGGTCAAGATTGAAGAAGAAACACCTGAAGAAATGGCCAGTGAAGATGAATTTAAGGTTCTTGGCCTCTGGTTCAGCCCCTTTGCCCTCAGAGTGTTAATTGGGCTTGAAGAAAAGGGCATAAAATATGAGTATATAGAAGAAGATTGGATGTCTAATCACAGCCCACTGTTGCTGGAAATGAATCCTGTGCATAAGAAGATACCTGTTCTTATTCACAATGGCAGACCTGTGGCTGAGTCTGCCATTATAGTGGAATATATTGATGAGTTATGGAGCAATGGTCCAGCTTTCTTATCATCTGATCCATATGACCGAGCCCTGGCACGATTCTGGGTAGATTTTATAGAAAAAAAGGTAAGTATCTCGGAATCATATTCATAAAATTTTATCCTCctgtcaattttttttatatatttattatctaGTATTAGTTTTTTTCAGCTCATTGTTCCAGGAAGACTCATATTGTTTCGAAGtaaaggagaagaacaagaagaaggaaagCGACAATTTATAGAAAGTTTAGCGATGTTGGAAGAAGCTCTTAGAGGAAAAAATTATATGGGAGGAAATGCTTTTGGAATTGCAGATATTGCATGTGCTCCAATGATATGTTGGTTTCATACATATGAAATTTTTGGAGATTTTAAGATTATGTTTGAGGATAAATTTCTCAGCATTTTTATGTGGATGATGAAATGTATGGAGCGCGAGAGTGTAAAGAAAATACTTCCGGAACAAGAAAAAGTGCTACAAGTGGTATCTCAAGCTAGAAAGATTATACTTAAGGAAACTTAGTTAAACCATGTTTCACTAACATTAATTGTTGTAATACATTGAGTTATGTTAACTTTTAGTTCACCATATGTATTGAGATTTTAGATAATATAACATAGTTAATTACACAATTATTCATAGGAGGGCAACATTGAATGGGTTTAAAAAATGGTGTTATTTAAACTTAatctaaagaaaataatattttatcacAAGGATGTTGAGTGACTTGTTGGAACATTCACATAGAATAAGTTTGGCTGATGAATAAATGCAACTGTGTGGAGCATGCTTCCTATTTTATAATATCATAAACAAACATATACCATTCTATATGGGGTTGTCTAGTAACTCTAGGCCTCCAAACAAGCCAACTCCACAACCACAACTGTGTATATGCATACAAAGGAACCAGGCTAATCAAAAAGCTTCTATGTCATCTAATAACAAACACCATGTCCTAGATACATTTTAGGCAAACAAACCAATGCTTTCCAAAGCCAAGGACTAAAATCAAGTACCCAAACTATAGCATAGAAAACTAATGCTCTCTCTTGTTTCTAGGGAGCCAAAACTATGCACCCAACACAAGCACTCTACTACATGCAACCACAAAATGAAATAATATAATGACCACACCATTAAATAAGATGTCGTGTTACATGCAAATAAAATACCAAACCCACACTACTCCACCTTCTCCATCCTTCGAATTCTTGTTGTACTTTGAAATATAAGATGAACTATAAGATTCCCACTCATATAATGATTAATAGTCAACTAGTTCTTTTCTTTAGATTTCGTTAAACTTTTTAGACTAAGAAATCACAAAAGAAGAAATACTAGGAACCTCAAACAACATAAAATCATCACATGCATAAAAGTGCAAGAAAATACAACTCACATGCATGTAAATACAAAAAATGGAACCATTGTACCTCTAGTATCAAT
This window harbors:
- the LOC131033131 gene encoding glutathione S-transferase U23-like encodes the protein MASEDEFKVLGLWFSPFALRVLIGLEEKGIKYEYIEEDWMSNHSPLLLEMNPVHKKIPVLIHNGRPVAESAIIVEYIDELWSNGPAFLSSDPYDRALARFWVDFIEKKLIVPGRLILFRSKGEEQEEGKRQFIESLAMLEEALRGKNYMGGNAFGIADIACAPMICWFHTYEIFGDFKIMFEDKFLSIFMWMMKCMERESVKKILPEQEKVLQVVSQARKIILKET